A stretch of the Methylocystis iwaonis genome encodes the following:
- a CDS encoding DUF7714 family protein, giving the protein MFAFEPSAPNVTPTRYRQVALSTNVDNLDADWLIKHFSGREAYMRTRFIVARCGGDSAVLEVARPEDSGLFSRIREVRVLAPPNACRYVVAPAIDTAVPSQLARLAMEHPRASCIVVEGRYSHVSFLLNPAPLVLNVFDVVPPFPSKLLDQVQRVLDMAEDLPPIVAVPSFVDSREELERACNPLPAEVLAPCRGAGIDITGANASFLDERPSKRDWILLGCERSQQIHRWFYGSAAPIVDICPNRFLDGRLGGAQTIARCCLIQEGVEERSRATYVPWGASLAEVREAIDRIVRKVGVPWTRT; this is encoded by the coding sequence ATGTTCGCATTTGAGCCGTCTGCTCCCAACGTCACGCCGACACGGTACCGCCAAGTCGCGCTCAGCACGAATGTCGATAACCTTGACGCGGATTGGCTCATAAAACACTTTTCGGGCCGAGAAGCCTATATGCGGACGCGTTTCATCGTCGCCCGATGTGGCGGCGACTCGGCTGTCCTCGAGGTTGCTCGCCCCGAGGATTCTGGGCTTTTCTCAAGAATTAGGGAGGTGCGAGTGCTCGCACCTCCCAACGCCTGCCGTTACGTCGTCGCGCCGGCGATCGACACGGCGGTTCCTTCCCAGCTCGCGCGCCTGGCGATGGAGCACCCCCGAGCATCCTGCATTGTAGTCGAGGGGCGCTATTCGCATGTGAGTTTCCTTCTGAATCCGGCGCCCCTCGTGCTGAATGTCTTCGATGTTGTCCCTCCCTTTCCCTCGAAATTGCTCGATCAGGTCCAGCGTGTTCTGGACATGGCGGAGGATTTACCTCCCATCGTGGCGGTTCCCAGTTTCGTCGACAGCCGAGAGGAGCTGGAGAGAGCTTGCAATCCACTTCCCGCCGAAGTGCTGGCGCCCTGCCGAGGGGCCGGCATAGACATCACCGGCGCAAATGCTTCCTTCCTCGATGAGAGGCCTTCTAAACGAGACTGGATACTGCTCGGCTGCGAGCGTTCCCAACAGATCCATCGCTGGTTTTATGGCTCCGCGGCGCCCATTGTCGATATATGCCCGAACCGCTTTTTGGATGGGCGACTCGGCGGCGCGCAGACAATCGCACGATGTTGCCTCATCCAAGAAGGCGTCGAGGAGCGTTCGCGAGCGACATATGTGCCGTGGGGCGCGTCTCTTGCGGAAGTTCGGGAAGCGATCGACCGGATCGTGCGAAAGGTCGGAGTCCCATGGACGCGCACATGA
- a CDS encoding OsmC family protein, which translates to MASGRFKRSVESSWRGGLRCDIRAGNFVLVADEPKSVGGDGSGPQPTELLLSAVASCFTLAIAFSAKRLSVELQHLAVTATGTYDGPRFRAIHISARMGCDPSMIDALISRAESLCYVTNTLRSDVEISVDAAGEPSIAGAP; encoded by the coding sequence ATGGCATCAGGGCGTTTCAAACGATCGGTGGAGAGTTCGTGGCGCGGAGGGCTGCGCTGCGACATACGCGCAGGAAATTTCGTTCTCGTCGCGGATGAGCCGAAAAGCGTCGGAGGAGATGGCAGTGGGCCTCAACCCACGGAGCTTCTGCTTTCGGCTGTGGCGTCCTGCTTTACGCTCGCAATCGCTTTTAGCGCCAAAAGGCTATCGGTCGAGTTGCAGCACTTGGCGGTGACGGCGACGGGGACTTACGACGGCCCTCGCTTTCGCGCGATTCATATATCGGCTCGCATGGGATGTGACCCCTCGATGATCGATGCCCTAATCAGTCGTGCGGAGAGCCTGTGCTACGTGACCAACACTCTTCGCTCCGATGTTGAAATTTCTGTCGACGCGGCAGGCGAGCCCTCCATTGCGGGGGCGCCCTGA
- a CDS encoding phosphosulfolactate synthase yields MPGSELPNFLDLPPRSAKPRCKGITHVLDKGCTLLATESILSSAARIIDVWKFGFGTSYVDPTARAKVAVLRAAQVKTCTGGTLLEAAWLQGRTESFFAFAKDIGFDCVEISDGATDMPYCDKQMLIARARSFGFEVMSEIGSKDPSKILSAVDWISQIETDLMAGSDWIVVEGRESGTVGLYDDCGKVRHNVLHALARSRRADRLIYEAPQRAQQAFLIRQFGSDVNLGNILVDELISLEALRRGLRADTLGILPNSYAIEGERGKDVRI; encoded by the coding sequence ATGCCTGGTAGTGAGCTTCCAAACTTCCTTGATCTTCCCCCACGTTCGGCGAAACCCCGTTGTAAAGGGATCACGCACGTTCTCGACAAAGGCTGTACGCTGCTGGCGACGGAGAGCATCCTTTCTTCGGCGGCTCGGATCATCGACGTCTGGAAGTTTGGCTTCGGCACATCCTACGTCGATCCGACCGCCCGAGCGAAAGTCGCCGTTCTGCGCGCTGCTCAAGTCAAGACTTGCACCGGTGGCACGCTGTTGGAAGCAGCCTGGCTTCAGGGGCGAACTGAAAGCTTCTTCGCGTTCGCAAAAGATATCGGTTTCGATTGCGTGGAAATCTCGGACGGCGCGACAGATATGCCATACTGCGATAAGCAGATGCTTATCGCCCGCGCCCGGTCTTTTGGGTTCGAAGTGATGTCGGAGATTGGAAGCAAGGATCCCAGTAAGATCCTATCGGCTGTCGACTGGATCTCCCAGATCGAAACTGACTTGATGGCCGGTTCCGACTGGATCGTCGTGGAAGGACGAGAGAGCGGAACAGTCGGCCTCTACGATGATTGCGGCAAGGTCCGGCACAATGTGCTCCACGCGCTCGCGCGAAGCCGCCGGGCGGACCGCCTTATCTATGAGGCGCCGCAACGTGCACAGCAGGCATTTCTTATTCGGCAGTTCGGGTCAGACGTCAATCTCGGCAATATTCTCGTCGACGAGTTGATCAGCCTCGAGGCGCTTCGGCGAGGATTACGCGCCGACACGCTGGGAATCCTTCCAAACTCTTATGCAATCGAGGGGGAAAGAGGCAAAGATGTTCGCATTTGA
- a CDS encoding cupin domain-containing protein gives MQQLAEISDVSPAAIHKIERSGMVPTITTLLKLAAALGVSVSYFVEEGETPPEPVHYTPADQRPRVYTSHKGLSLSGITGSYQKFQTAAAIARMAPGASSGEKALRHAGEELVHVLSGEVSFRVNSRDYILKAGDSLQFDGNLPHHWENKSKMPVQLIWIACRNRD, from the coding sequence TTGCAGCAGCTCGCAGAGATCAGCGACGTGTCGCCTGCCGCAATTCACAAAATCGAACGTAGCGGCATGGTGCCGACGATCACCACGCTGCTCAAGCTCGCTGCGGCCCTGGGCGTTTCAGTCTCTTATTTTGTCGAGGAAGGCGAGACTCCGCCGGAGCCCGTCCATTACACGCCGGCGGACCAGCGACCGCGCGTCTATACGTCACATAAGGGATTGAGCCTCTCGGGCATAACGGGCTCCTATCAGAAATTTCAGACGGCCGCCGCGATCGCTCGAATGGCGCCTGGCGCCTCCAGCGGCGAGAAGGCCCTGAGACACGCGGGCGAGGAACTCGTTCATGTCTTGTCAGGCGAGGTCTCGTTCCGAGTCAACAGCCGCGATTACATCCTGAAAGCGGGAGACTCACTGCAATTCGATGGCAACCTCCCGCACCATTGGGAAAACAAAAGCAAGATGCCGGTTCAATTGATCTGGATAGCGTGTCGCAATCGTGACTGA
- a CDS encoding Nit6803 family nitrilase — translation MAEKRIVKVAAVQIAPDLDTSEGTLDRVLAAIAEAAQKGVQFAVFPETFVPWYPYFSFVRPPVLSGADHMRLYEDAVVVPGPVTEAVAQAARRHKMVIVLGVNERDHGSLYNAQIIFDADGRILLKRRKLTPTFHERMIWGQGDGAGLKVVDSAVGRIGALACWEHYNPLARYALMAQHEEIHAAQFPGSLVGQLFADQIEVTIRHHALESGCFVVNATGWLTEDQIASISPDENLRRGLRGGCMTAIVSPEGNHVVPPLTSGEGLLIADLDMGLIVKRKRMMDSVGHYARPELLSLLIDDRVAAPVRSINAARFSSSGESSEEAAEISSGTNDDGD, via the coding sequence ATGGCTGAAAAACGAATTGTCAAAGTCGCCGCCGTGCAGATCGCTCCAGATCTGGACACCTCTGAAGGCACTCTAGATCGCGTGCTCGCGGCAATCGCGGAAGCTGCCCAAAAGGGCGTACAGTTCGCAGTGTTTCCAGAGACATTCGTTCCCTGGTACCCGTATTTCTCTTTCGTCCGTCCACCCGTTCTTAGCGGCGCGGACCACATGCGCCTCTATGAGGATGCTGTGGTTGTTCCAGGGCCGGTGACCGAGGCGGTAGCGCAGGCCGCTCGGCGGCACAAAATGGTGATCGTTCTCGGCGTCAACGAGCGCGATCACGGCTCGCTTTACAATGCTCAGATCATCTTCGACGCGGACGGGCGGATTCTGCTGAAGCGCCGTAAGCTGACGCCGACCTTCCACGAACGGATGATCTGGGGTCAGGGCGACGGGGCCGGGTTGAAGGTTGTTGACTCCGCAGTCGGCCGGATCGGCGCGCTCGCCTGCTGGGAGCACTACAATCCGCTGGCCCGCTATGCGCTGATGGCGCAGCACGAAGAGATTCATGCCGCGCAGTTCCCGGGTTCTCTCGTCGGCCAGCTTTTCGCCGACCAGATCGAGGTGACAATACGCCATCATGCGCTGGAGAGCGGCTGCTTTGTGGTCAACGCCACGGGGTGGCTGACGGAAGACCAGATCGCCTCCATATCGCCGGACGAAAATCTGCGCCGCGGTCTGCGCGGCGGCTGCATGACAGCTATTGTCTCGCCCGAGGGTAATCACGTCGTGCCGCCCCTGACCTCCGGCGAGGGTCTGCTCATCGCCGACCTCGACATGGGGCTGATCGTCAAACGCAAACGCATGATGGATTCGGTTGGCCACTATGCGCGGCCGGAGCTGCTGTCTCTGCTCATCGACGACCGCGTCGCGGCGCCGGTGCGCAGCATCAACGCCGCCCGCTTTTCATCCTCCGGCGAGTCATCCGAGGAAGCAGCCGAAATCTCGAGCGGGACGAACGATGATGGCGACTGA
- a CDS encoding MSMEG_0567/Sll0786 family nitrogen starvation N-acetyltransferase: MTAPLDTPRIASSLQIKWATEEWEKSAAMALRRRVFCEEQQVFEQDDRDEIDVLAIPLVAVALVQDIADGVVGAVRIHEDEARDGTWWGSRLAVEKRYRRFGGVGVGAGLIRLAVSSAHALGCRRFLANVQSQNAPLFQRLHWRSLGEFECHGRLHHQMEADLRYYPPCETPTIGFFTRARGAA, encoded by the coding sequence ATGACGGCTCCGCTCGACACTCCCCGCATCGCCTCGAGCCTTCAAATCAAATGGGCGACCGAGGAATGGGAAAAATCAGCCGCGATGGCGCTCCGGCGGCGCGTCTTCTGCGAAGAGCAACAAGTCTTCGAGCAGGACGACCGCGATGAGATCGATGTGCTGGCCATCCCGCTGGTCGCCGTTGCGCTCGTTCAGGACATTGCCGACGGAGTGGTCGGCGCCGTGCGCATCCATGAGGACGAAGCCCGGGATGGAACCTGGTGGGGGTCACGGCTCGCCGTCGAGAAGCGCTATCGCCGGTTCGGCGGCGTTGGCGTTGGCGCGGGGCTAATCCGCCTTGCGGTGTCCTCTGCGCATGCGCTTGGCTGCCGGCGTTTTCTCGCCAACGTGCAGAGCCAGAATGCGCCGCTGTTTCAGCGACTGCATTGGCGATCGCTCGGTGAGTTCGAATGCCACGGCCGACTCCATCACCAAATGGAAGCGGATCTCCGCTATTACCCGCCATGTGAGACGCCGACCATAGGCTTCTTCACCCGAGCGCGAGGCGCGGCATGA
- a CDS encoding class-II fumarase/aspartase family protein, with the protein MIDSKIFGHRWSTPESHEIFGETARVARWLEVIVTLAEAQAECGIIPVAAAEDIGALRGAELPLDRIAERTRSTGHSTLGMIQTLRELLPATSSEYVYFGATVQDVSDTAQVLEMKAGGALLWRDLWMLEGALIELARQHRETPMAGRTHGQLGAPISFGFKLASWADEIGRHLERMRGARSRWLVGQLGGAVGALAFFGNRGLDLRAAFCRRLSLREPAISWLSCRDRIAEFAHVAAMAATSLARIANEIYVLQRSEIGELRERSQNATVGSITMPHKRNPERSEQIVTLAQLARAQSNILTDSLVHEHERDGRHWKIEWSVFPTLCHSVLAAAAMSRELVCGLEIDMAAMRRNLSNVPASEHLLSVMSARLGKHRAQMLLQEAYRAGAEEKVSLTSLLQGFATQHELSGLARVDFGSCALMVDRVVEAAGRRRALESECWQ; encoded by the coding sequence ATGATCGACTCCAAGATCTTCGGTCACCGGTGGTCCACGCCCGAGAGCCATGAGATTTTCGGTGAAACCGCGCGGGTAGCGCGATGGCTGGAAGTGATCGTGACTCTTGCCGAGGCTCAGGCTGAATGCGGCATTATCCCGGTTGCAGCGGCTGAAGACATCGGCGCCCTTCGCGGCGCCGAGCTGCCACTCGATCGCATCGCCGAGCGAACGCGGTCAACGGGTCACTCTACGCTTGGCATGATACAAACGCTGCGAGAGCTGTTGCCCGCTACGTCGTCTGAATATGTCTATTTTGGCGCGACGGTGCAGGATGTGTCCGACACAGCGCAAGTGCTGGAGATGAAAGCTGGCGGCGCGTTGCTCTGGAGAGACTTGTGGATGCTGGAAGGCGCGCTGATAGAGCTCGCCCGTCAACATCGGGAGACGCCCATGGCGGGCCGAACGCATGGGCAGTTGGGAGCGCCGATTTCCTTCGGGTTCAAACTCGCTTCATGGGCGGACGAAATCGGCCGCCATCTCGAGCGCATGCGCGGCGCTCGGAGCCGCTGGCTCGTCGGACAGCTCGGTGGCGCGGTCGGAGCATTGGCTTTCTTCGGAAATCGTGGGCTCGATCTGCGCGCCGCATTCTGCCGTCGGCTCTCATTGCGCGAACCGGCAATCTCCTGGCTATCTTGTCGGGATCGCATTGCCGAATTCGCCCACGTAGCCGCCATGGCCGCGACAAGCCTCGCTCGCATCGCCAATGAGATTTACGTCTTGCAGCGTAGCGAAATCGGCGAGCTTCGTGAACGATCGCAAAACGCGACCGTGGGGAGTATCACTATGCCGCACAAGCGTAATCCCGAACGCAGCGAGCAGATCGTGACGCTCGCGCAACTGGCACGCGCCCAGTCCAATATTCTTACCGACTCGCTCGTCCATGAACATGAGCGAGATGGGCGGCACTGGAAAATCGAGTGGTCTGTCTTTCCGACGTTATGTCACTCCGTTCTGGCTGCAGCCGCCATGTCCAGAGAGCTGGTCTGCGGGCTCGAGATTGATATGGCCGCGATGCGACGCAATCTGTCCAACGTACCCGCGTCCGAGCATTTGCTGAGCGTGATGTCCGCTCGTCTTGGCAAGCACCGTGCGCAAATGCTGCTTCAAGAGGCTTATCGTGCGGGTGCCGAGGAAAAAGTTTCTCTCACGAGCCTGCTGCAAGGCTTTGCAACGCAACACGAACTCTCGGGGCTTGCGAGGGTAGACTTTGGGTCATGCGCGTTGATGGTCGATCGCGTGGTTGAGGCGGCGGGACGCCGCAGGGCGTTGGAATCGGAATGCTGGCAATGA
- a CDS encoding Pnap_2097 family protein → MSAFHPALSAADTRRGIEIVAGQQCRWGRAETDTYLLGMPQLGLNGLSETWLLKELGHRHWMMLARLAGQDAPRFTDERGAPVYAAFCALSIYDARLEAARENDHLVISSKLRRLSRTQMLSRHELNLPDGDIGVVEMVSTFVRRGAEGGNHSVSRFAAPGLPPVSPGPENHWLAARAAALRAGRADAHMGFSIHQDQPRTVASFDPCPSQDFNGAGLLYFSSFVSFADRTEWSFAREKSLGATTVRRDVFFSGNIDPGETLAVSLVELRDYTETFAHHCQILREQDGAPLARIFTVRRAPTKPEQSR, encoded by the coding sequence ATGAGCGCATTTCACCCGGCGCTCAGCGCCGCCGACACGCGGCGTGGGATCGAGATCGTCGCCGGACAACAATGCCGCTGGGGGCGTGCTGAAACGGATACGTATTTGCTGGGCATGCCCCAGCTTGGTCTGAACGGCCTCTCGGAAACCTGGCTCCTAAAAGAACTCGGCCATCGCCACTGGATGATGCTCGCGCGCCTCGCCGGGCAGGATGCGCCGCGTTTCACCGACGAGCGCGGCGCGCCCGTCTACGCAGCATTTTGTGCTCTGTCTATTTACGACGCCAGATTAGAAGCGGCGCGCGAGAACGATCATCTGGTTATCAGTTCAAAGCTGCGACGACTGTCCCGGACTCAGATGCTCAGCCGTCACGAGCTGAATCTGCCGGATGGCGACATTGGCGTGGTGGAAATGGTGTCCACCTTCGTGCGGCGCGGCGCTGAGGGCGGCAATCATTCGGTTTCACGCTTCGCCGCGCCGGGGTTGCCGCCGGTATCTCCCGGGCCGGAAAACCATTGGCTCGCCGCCCGCGCAGCAGCATTACGCGCCGGACGGGCGGATGCCCATATGGGCTTCTCGATTCATCAGGACCAACCGCGCACGGTGGCCTCCTTCGACCCCTGCCCTAGCCAGGATTTCAACGGCGCTGGCCTGCTCTACTTCAGCAGCTTCGTATCTTTCGCCGATCGCACGGAATGGTCGTTCGCGCGAGAAAAATCTCTCGGTGCGACAACGGTCAGGCGAGATGTGTTCTTCTCCGGCAACATAGATCCCGGCGAGACATTGGCGGTTAGCTTGGTTGAATTGCGGGACTATACGGAAACATTTGCTCATCACTGCCAGATCTTGCGCGAGCAAGACGGCGCTCCCTTGGCCCGCATTTTCACAGTCAGACGAGCGCCGACGAAACCAGAGCAATCCCGATGA
- a CDS encoding 1-aminocyclopropane-1-carboxylate deaminase/D-cysteine desulfhydrase, whose translation MLAMRPISRVELGAFPTPLERGSDLGEILGIDDLWIKRDDLTGYSWGGNKVRTIEFILGDAIAQESDCLVVCGGPTSNFAALMAAACARHGIAVYQVCYGEVSHREPIALAFSLAAGATVMFTGSANRASMDDAAKQCVNDLRVKGRRPYLVPRGGATVVGALGYAHAAGEFRRQLADVGLRDVTVVIPVGSGGTIAGLVSGFTHDFENENDAGAFNIEVVGVCVSRPPEELSPVINAMATACGGGRGALRSVHCKWRLVDGRGAGFGVCDRHEDMFIDEITRRSRLLVDTTYNGKAMIWLGDSLSRPAGSVVYWHTGGFLAVADRAANRITQPPVKSRDGMI comes from the coding sequence ATGCTGGCAATGAGGCCAATTTCACGGGTCGAACTCGGCGCCTTTCCCACGCCGCTGGAGAGAGGTTCGGATTTGGGGGAAATTCTCGGGATCGACGATTTGTGGATTAAGAGAGACGATCTCACGGGCTACTCGTGGGGCGGCAACAAGGTAAGGACGATCGAGTTCATCCTGGGAGACGCCATTGCCCAGGAATCAGACTGCCTGGTGGTTTGTGGAGGACCGACATCCAACTTTGCGGCGCTGATGGCGGCCGCATGCGCGAGGCATGGAATTGCGGTCTACCAAGTGTGTTACGGAGAGGTTTCACATCGTGAACCGATTGCGCTCGCTTTCTCCCTGGCCGCGGGCGCGACAGTGATGTTCACGGGATCGGCCAACCGTGCGAGCATGGATGACGCCGCGAAACAATGCGTCAATGATCTCAGGGTCAAAGGGCGTCGTCCTTATCTCGTCCCTCGTGGCGGCGCGACCGTCGTCGGCGCGTTGGGATACGCCCACGCGGCCGGAGAGTTCAGACGGCAACTTGCGGACGTCGGGTTGCGCGACGTTACCGTCGTTATCCCGGTGGGATCGGGCGGAACGATTGCTGGTCTTGTCTCCGGGTTCACACACGATTTTGAAAACGAAAATGACGCTGGAGCTTTCAATATCGAAGTCGTCGGCGTCTGTGTGTCTCGACCGCCTGAGGAGTTGTCGCCCGTGATCAACGCGATGGCGACCGCTTGCGGAGGTGGACGAGGCGCACTGCGATCCGTTCACTGCAAGTGGCGACTCGTCGACGGCCGCGGCGCGGGATTCGGAGTCTGCGACAGGCACGAGGATATGTTCATTGACGAGATCACGCGCCGTAGCCGGTTACTGGTCGACACGACATACAACGGCAAGGCGATGATCTGGCTCGGAGATTCATTAAGCCGGCCGGCAGGCTCTGTCGTCTACTGGCATACGGGGGGATTTCTCGCTGTCGCCGACCGGGCCGCAAATCGAATCACACAACCGCCCGTCAAATCTCGAGATGGAATGATATGA
- a CDS encoding MSMEG_0568 family radical SAM protein, protein MATEHLINELQSFGIRLAAPGSAGVTRRGGAGPSDHVPVTIDGMTVMAPVHNAPAFESPYLAEKPNAQGRTRLSRDGVTIGDISFTARPRFYDRVTADGVPYSHIATLHGRDVLATTVLQTCIRYQSRVKTCQFCSIGHSLAAGRTVERKTPSQLAEVAKAAVELDGVRHMVMTTGTPPGPDRGAAILAESARAVKAAVDLPIEAQCEPPDDDAWFVRMKDAGVDSLGMHLEAVSPAVRARVMPGKAQVPIERYFSAFEAAAPIFGRGQLSTFILAGLGDSAAEILDICERLTSIGVYPFVVPFVPISGTPLESHPAPTPDFMHAVLEPLAAMLAKTGLQSNEIKAGCGKCGACSALSTYERKTGK, encoded by the coding sequence ATGGCGACTGAGCATCTTATCAATGAGCTGCAATCCTTCGGGATCCGGCTCGCAGCCCCCGGAAGCGCGGGCGTGACGAGACGCGGCGGCGCCGGACCATCGGACCATGTGCCGGTGACAATCGACGGGATGACGGTGATGGCGCCGGTGCATAATGCGCCGGCCTTCGAAAGCCCTTACCTGGCGGAAAAACCCAACGCACAGGGGCGCACCCGTCTGAGCCGCGACGGCGTTACGATCGGCGACATCTCATTTACCGCGCGTCCCCGGTTCTACGATCGCGTCACAGCCGACGGCGTCCCCTACTCCCACATCGCGACCTTGCATGGTCGCGATGTACTCGCCACGACAGTGCTGCAAACCTGCATCCGATACCAAAGCCGCGTAAAGACTTGCCAATTTTGCTCGATTGGCCACTCGCTCGCGGCCGGCCGTACCGTCGAGCGCAAGACGCCGTCACAACTTGCGGAGGTGGCAAAAGCTGCGGTCGAACTCGACGGCGTTCGCCACATGGTGATGACGACCGGCACGCCTCCCGGTCCCGACCGCGGCGCAGCAATTCTCGCCGAGAGCGCGCGTGCCGTAAAGGCCGCGGTCGACCTGCCGATCGAGGCGCAGTGCGAACCGCCGGATGACGACGCATGGTTTGTGCGCATGAAAGACGCCGGCGTCGACTCGCTCGGCATGCATCTCGAAGCGGTTTCGCCGGCGGTTCGTGCGCGCGTCATGCCAGGCAAGGCGCAAGTTCCAATCGAGCGCTACTTCTCAGCGTTCGAGGCCGCCGCGCCCATCTTCGGTCGCGGCCAGCTCTCGACCTTTATCCTCGCGGGATTGGGAGACAGCGCGGCGGAAATACTGGATATCTGCGAGCGTCTGACGTCGATCGGCGTTTATCCATTCGTAGTGCCTTTCGTGCCGATCTCGGGGACGCCACTCGAAAGTCACCCGGCGCCGACGCCTGATTTCATGCACGCCGTCCTCGAACCGCTGGCCGCCATGCTCGCCAAGACGGGTCTTCAGTCTAACGAAATCAAAGCCGGGTGCGGCAAATGCGGCGCGTGCTCGGCCCTCTCCACTTACGAGCGGAAAACCGGCAAATGA
- a CDS encoding sll0787 family AIR synthase-like protein has product MSIIASKVAHTLKESKSFAAKADIADVIGLLGVSAEEAIAVGDDCAAIPDGDSYLLIAIEGFMNEFVAGDPWFAGWCGVMVNVSDIAAMGGAPIAVVNAIWSDGVGSASPVLEGLREASRAFGVPVVGGHSNLRTDRAQLAVAILGRAKKLLTSFGAEPGDQLISAIDLRGRFREPFSNWEAATTAPPERLRGDLQLLPAIAEAGLSKAAKDISQGGVVGTAAMLAECSNVAVSIDLAAIPKPDSIPLERWLTSFPSFGYLITARPNKVDEILALFRARDIAAAAIGEIASGATVAICNQGKREIVWDFSQRALIGCTAQGANRRSN; this is encoded by the coding sequence ATGTCAATCATCGCCAGCAAAGTCGCGCATACACTCAAGGAAAGCAAAAGTTTCGCGGCAAAAGCCGATATCGCCGACGTGATCGGCTTGCTTGGCGTTTCCGCCGAGGAAGCGATAGCGGTCGGCGACGACTGTGCGGCGATCCCAGACGGCGACAGTTATCTGTTAATTGCGATCGAAGGCTTCATGAATGAATTCGTCGCCGGAGATCCTTGGTTTGCGGGCTGGTGCGGCGTTATGGTCAATGTCTCCGACATCGCCGCGATGGGGGGCGCGCCGATCGCGGTCGTCAATGCCATCTGGTCGGACGGCGTGGGCTCGGCCTCGCCGGTCCTTGAAGGCTTGAGAGAGGCGTCACGCGCCTTCGGGGTACCTGTCGTGGGCGGGCACAGCAATCTCCGTACGGACCGCGCCCAGCTTGCGGTCGCAATACTCGGGCGCGCCAAAAAGCTTCTCACCAGTTTCGGCGCAGAGCCGGGCGACCAGCTTATTTCGGCGATCGATTTGCGCGGGCGCTTCCGAGAGCCGTTCTCGAATTGGGAAGCGGCAACGACCGCCCCACCTGAGCGCCTGCGAGGCGATCTCCAGCTCTTACCTGCAATCGCTGAAGCCGGGCTGTCGAAGGCCGCGAAGGATATCAGCCAAGGAGGCGTCGTCGGCACCGCGGCCATGCTGGCCGAATGCTCGAATGTTGCTGTCTCCATTGATCTCGCCGCAATTCCCAAGCCGGACTCGATCCCGTTAGAACGCTGGCTGACGAGCTTTCCCAGCTTCGGCTACCTGATCACGGCGCGTCCGAACAAGGTCGACGAAATCTTGGCACTGTTCCGAGCGCGCGACATCGCCGCGGCAGCGATAGGCGAGATCGCCTCGGGCGCCACCGTCGCAATTTGCAATCAAGGAAAGCGCGAAATCGTCTGGGACTTCTCCCAGAGAGCGCTGATCGGGTGCACCGCGCAGGGCGCGAATCGACGCTCGAATTGA
- a CDS encoding DUF983 domain-containing protein has translation MPKRVHVPPLSPLQAGLRGRCPRCGRGSLFNGFLELHKQCDACGLDYSFADPADGPAFFVMCFACVPSVALALWLEAVYSLPYWAHLFTTLPFLLVTCVPPLRPLKGWFVARQYYYDAEEGRLALEDARAKHQTT, from the coding sequence ATGCCGAAGAGAGTACATGTGCCGCCTTTGTCGCCGTTACAGGCCGGTCTGCGGGGGCGATGCCCGCGTTGTGGACGAGGATCGCTCTTTAACGGCTTTCTTGAGCTTCATAAGCAGTGCGACGCCTGCGGCCTCGATTATTCCTTTGCGGACCCCGCGGATGGGCCGGCGTTTTTCGTCATGTGTTTCGCCTGCGTCCCCTCGGTCGCGCTCGCCCTGTGGCTGGAGGCCGTCTATTCCCTTCCGTATTGGGCGCACCTTTTCACAACACTTCCGTTCTTGTTAGTGACCTGTGTGCCGCCTCTGCGCCCGTTAAAGGGCTGGTTTGTCGCCCGCCAATATTACTATGACGCCGAAGAGGGCCGCCTTGCGCTCGAAGATGCGCGCGCCAAACATCAGACGACGTAA